Proteins found in one Pocillopora verrucosa isolate sample1 chromosome 12, ASM3666991v2, whole genome shotgun sequence genomic segment:
- the LOC131788012 gene encoding melatonin receptor type 1B-A has product MSKTLLLPPRSLSLIVFESVASVALIILSLVGNVLILTALYRNPRLRNTTNNYIAALAVTDLLSACVPGTLFASTLIAGRLVFGMPLCRLSGFLVHFLTYFSMTTMTLTAVNRYFRVVRPQLYRKLFTKTRSRGILVVFWLVIAGFVFYPTALGMGTFTFNPVLSFCAYTFASQSAETVFTVTVVCVFVVFSLSVICVCYYHVSKEIRRHNVGIRLSLQGVSVQEINLSKVLFIVAFAFALCWIPTFVVVLIIRVILDGAPHELAVVIPFLIQTSSVLNPLIYGVLSPPFRREFRRLFTPKWRARSGDINSNASSPTGQIGLALEQISIGHPCTGRDSRRQGDGSDELAQFPSLKVAWSV; this is encoded by the coding sequence ATGTCGAAGACATTGCTTCTACCACCAAGAAGTCTCAGCTTAATCGTTTTCGAATCTGTCGCTTCGGTTGCACTCATCATTCTGTCTTTAGTTGGTAATGTTTTAATTCTAACAGCGCTGTATCGTAACCCGCGGTTAAGAAACACTACAAATAATTACATCGCCGCTCTTGCGGTGACGGACCTTCTCAGTGCTTGTGTCCCAGGAACTCTCTTTGCAAGTACACTTATTGCGGGGAGACTGGTCTTTGGAATGCCCTTATGTCGGCTGAGTGGTTTCCTGGTTCACTTTCTGACCTATTTTTCCATGACAACGATGACCTTGACAGCAGTCAACCGTTACTTCCGCGTTGTAAGGCCCCAGTTGTACCGGAAGTTGTTCACCAAGACAAGGTCTCGGGGAATTTTAGTAGTTTTCTGGCTTGTTATCGCCGGCTTCGTTTTTTATCCGACGGCGCTTGGCATGGGAACGTTTACGTTCAACCCTGTGCTGTCATTCTGCGCATACACTTTTGCGAGTCAAAGCGCAGAAACGGTATTTACAGTGACAGTGGTCTGCGTTTTTGTCGTCTTTTCCTTGTCGGTAATTTGCGTGTGTTATTATCACGTTTCCAAAGAGATTCGCAGACACAACGTCGGAATACGTCTCTCCCTCCAAGGTGTTTCCGTCCAAGAAATAAATCTGTCCAAAGTACTCTTCATCGTGGCTTTCGCGTTTGCTTTATGTTGGATTCCCACGTTTGTGGTCGTCTTGATCATAAGGGTCATTTTGGATGGGGCCCCACACGAATTAGCTGTGGTGATTCCCTTCTTGATTCAGACTTCAAGCGTTTTGAACCCCCTCATATATGGAGTATTGAGTCCACCCTTCCGTCGAGAGTTCCGCCGTTTGTTTACGCCCAAATGGAGGGCTCGTTCTGGTGATATAAATTCAAATGCATCCTCGCCAACAGGACAGATAGGTCTGGCTCTGGAGCAGATATCTATCGGTCACCCATGCACGGGGCGTGATTCTCGCAGGCAGGGAGATGGTTCAGATGAACTAGCACAGTTTCCAAGCTTAAAGGTTGCCTGGTCGGTATAA